A stretch of DNA from Triticum dicoccoides isolate Atlit2015 ecotype Zavitan chromosome 2A, WEW_v2.0, whole genome shotgun sequence:
CGCCGTGTTCTCAGTGTCAGTGGTGTTTTCCGGCGGCCCTTAGCTCGTCCATGGGCATTAGAATTCCAGGTGAGAAAATCATAGCTCCTCTGTTCACAACAATGCAGTGAATAAACTTTCACTAGATTTTAAAGAGTTAGATCTTGAAATATTTCCAGTGAGCTTCTTCACTGTCCCAGTTATTCCTTGTCGGAGAGTAACATTGTTATCTTGAAATTTGTCAGCTTAACATGCTAATTTTATTAGCATTCGCCTTGTTTGAGTGTTTGTTACATGTAACCTTAAAATGTTCAAACTGCAATCACTCCCCTAGAGAACTATGGTCTATGGTACTATCTAGGGAAGACATTGACTTCTTATTTGAATCTTTTGATGTTAATTTTCATAGATGTTATTCTGTGCAATTACAAGTGGAAACTGGAACCTACTCTTGACATGGTCAATATGTGTCTTAACCAATAATGTGAGTTAGGGTACAGGAGAAGTTCTTATGTGACTTAAAATAAGTTTTAGTTTTGCACATTGTGATCGATGATCCTTATCTAATGTTATACATAGGTTTTCTCCATGAAGGCCTCGTGTCATTTTCCTCCTAAATAAGTGGATGATTGGTGCATGAAAACCATAATAGAATTTCTTAGGCTTACAATTTTGCGCCTTGTGCTTCAGCATTACTTATTCGAATCCATTATTAATTCAGATGAATCTACTAAATAGTTAGTCCTTTTTTGCCATACTTACTTGTTCTATGGCAGGAACCACTCTTGGATTTGGTTGAGGATTATCCAGATAATGACACTGTCCAGGAAATGATCAAGGTAAGTTTGCATGGCACTACAGGAGCATTCTCATTATTTAATTGTTTTATGCTAATGTGCAAAACTAGTTTTGTGCAGATTCTTTGTCAGCGCTATGTGCATTTCAAACGAACTCGTGGAGATGGCAGCTGTTTCTACAGAGCTTTCTTTTTCTCCTACTTGGTAACCATCTAAGTTGCTAGGTTTTTTGTGCTGTTGCTTTTTTGTTTTGCATCGAAGTTTGATATGACTATGCTTGTAAACAGGAAAATCTTGGACAAATACAAGATAGTCAAGCTGAAGTTACTCGTCTAATGGAACATGTGGCAGTGTCCAGAGAGAATTTCTGTCGTCTGAAATGGGACAAAGCATACTTCTTAAATCCTGAAGAATACTTTTCAAGTGTTGCTTCTGTATGTATTCTCATAGCTCACAGAAGCTTTTTTTTTCTGATGTCGTAACCCTAATTCTTCTGGAATAAGTTTTGGCATTTACTGAAAATCAAACTATCTATGATTTATAATACTTGCCAAAATAACTTGATGTCCCTTATGTGGCCTGAATTATCCAGTGCCCTTGCTGAATCTGTTCTGAAAGTTATCTGACCCCTTCCACATCATCAGAAAATATCTTTAATGAAGAACAAGTCTCACATTGAAAAAGCCATGCTACTCTTGCTTTTTTACGGTAGTACACATCTTTGTTTACTGTTCCGAGTATGAAATATATGCAGTGAGAATGTGAGATGTGTAATAGAAGATAGATTTTGCATTTGGTCATATCTATGACTGAACTAAGGCGAAATTTGGCCCAGCCTGAGCAttctattacttatcgaaagaacaGCACAAAGTTCCGGCAAATACAAAACTCCTTGGTCTTAGCGAATTCCAAAATACGCCCACTAAACAGGCAAGGACGGTTATGCAGAGTGAGAAGAGACTAAACCTATAAGCGCTCAGGGAGCTGCCATACATGTAAAATTTAAGGAAAGACTGGGAAAGTTCTCTAAATGTTTATTTTCTAGTATCTGAATTACTTAATCTTCAGGATAGTATGTATGGGATCTAAGAAGAGTATAGAGAAGAAATGTTTACAAGTTCAAGTAGTTTTGTCGCATGTAGCATAGAGGAACTGTACCTGCTGCATGAACAGTGGACATATCAGTTTTAGGCTTATTAGCTCTGATCATGGAAATTATTTAATAGCTCAGCATTTCATGCTGTAAATGCAACAACAGGCTATTTATAAAATTTTAAACATTGCGTAGATGACATGGTGGAGAGTACTGGTCTACTGGACCACACCAACTTAAGAGCTCCTTAATAATACTATGGCCTGTCATCATATTCCACTTGACTAAAAACTCCACTTTTCATTCTTGCTACAGTATGGATGCTGTTCAGCTCAAGCATTCACTGCAAAAATAGTGGAGCATTAGGAGCAGTTGGCGTGATATTTCGCTGAGATGTTTGTTTGTTGCACCTGCTGTATGCAGTATGCTAAGCGAATATGATTTTGTCGACATAATATAGCTTTGATCATATACTTAACCGGTTTTCTGCATGTTATTTCAGGAGTTGAATCATTTGGTCAATTCTGTTGCAAATGGGTATGAGCTTTGAACTTGATATTTTCTATTGATTTTCTTTGACAAGACATGACATTAAGTTTCAAGATCCCTTTGCTTCTTTGTAGTTACGTTTGGGATTAAAAATAATTGCTTTTATCATTTGCAGTCTTAGTTCTGACGAGTTGCAGAAGAGAAGTCTACAGGAGATGATGCCACTCAGGGGTAAGGATACTACATGCTTGCCAAGATGTTTTGTTTGTCCACTTCTCTCTCGCTTAACACTTTTTTTCCAGTTATTTCCTTCCTAAGATTGCTGGCAGAGACTGAGATCCGTACGCGAATAGATGATTACAACCCATTTATCCCCGGAAAGATGAATGTCAATCAGGTTAGAATTTCTTACCCCTAGTACTTTTCTCGAATAGTCAACTAGTATTATCAACGTTGAGAATTTTCTCTGCATAAGCATGTAAAGTCCCGGAAACAATTATCCCTGAGTTGTAATAAGATAATCATGACCAAAATAAGTTGAGAATTTTCTCTGCATAAGCATGTAAAATCCCGGAAACAATTATCCCTGAGTTGTAATAAGATAATCATGACCAAAATAAGTTAACCAATACTGAATTTACCATTTACATACTGAGCTCACCGTTGCACATATTATGGTTTTGTAACAGTATTGCTGGAAAGAGGTGCGTCCCCTGGACGTTAAAGCATCGGCGCTAGCAATGAGGGCTCTAACGTATGCACTTGGCATCCCGCTGCGACTCGAAACTCTAGGCGAAGGCTTGACGGCTGGAGGTTTGCAAGTAAAGCGCCTTGATTTCTTCCCTCG
This window harbors:
- the LOC119357527 gene encoding OVARIAN TUMOR DOMAIN-containing deubiquitinating enzyme 1-like, whose translation is MGIKFKVKLYKDRAGSSGDAAAAGGPTPSPSPDSAALPTSPHPRQPPPTAIFSYTYEGQDDDDDDWPEDDGTDLDAVQEDEDELPDDQKFYIPLFMSGQKKNLPHGIVRHDSVLLNKNEYFSLWKNWNQLLDGKRTYLRPPRGRRVLSVSGVFRRPLARPWALEFQEPLLDLVEDYPDNDTVQEMIKILCQRYVHFKRTRGDGSCFYRAFFFSYLENLGQIQDSQAEVTRLMEHVAVSRENFCRLKWDKAYFLNPEEYFSSVASELNHLVNSVANGLSSDELQKRSLQEMMPLRVISFLRLLAETEIRTRIDDYNPFIPGKMNVNQYCWKEVRPLDVKASALAMRALTYALGIPLRLETLGEGLTAGGLQVKRLDFFPRSESGKGAFHIVRSYWSSTTTPEPLEIGSGNLISSDGTPLLTLLCRPDNCDILYRK